The Chloroflexota bacterium nucleotide sequence GGTCTGCTCGATGACCAAGCCGGGTGGATTGCCAGTGCTCTCGTTTCCGATGGCGATCCGGTGATCGTCTTTGGACCCAAACCGAATGGCAATGGTGGATTCTCGTATGCAAGTGGCGCGCGCGCGTATTATGCGACCCTTGCATCGTACAAAACCGGGCGCAGTCCGTACCCGCCGAACAAAGCGCCCGAACTGCTCGCGGTGGCGTACTCGGACAACAACGGCACAACGTGGAGCGCGCCGGTCATCGCGACCGTCAAGAACAATCCCAACGATTTCAACGACAAGGAATCGCTTTGGGCGGACAACAATCCAAACAGTCCGTACTTTGGTCGGCTCTACATCAGTTGGACCGAATTCCGCTCGGCTTTGCAATCGCCGGCTGAGCCGGTGATGGTCGCGATTTCAAAGGATGGCGGCAACACATTTTCCGCACCCAAGCAACTTTCGCCGGCAGGCAACAATGGGACTGGCAATGGTCGCCAAGGTTCCGCCGTGCGCAGCGGTCCCGATGGCAGTGTGTACGTGGCATGGGAACAAGCCAATACCCAGGTCATCGCCGCTTCGCGGGATGGCGGCAACAACTGGGCGAAAGAAGTGGTGATCGGAACTGTGACCGACATTCAAGACCCGATTCCCGGCGCGAATTTCCGCACCGATTCGTTCTTGAGCATCGCCGCGGATCCGCGTGTGGGGAGTTCAACATTGTACGCCGCGTGGGTAAATCGTACGGCAACGGGTGGGCGCGTGGTCGTCAGCACCTCGACGAACAAGGGCGTGTCTTGGAGCGCGCCCGCGACAGTGAGCACTGCCGCCGAAGGGTACGCGTTCTTCCAAGGATTGGATGTCGCGCCCAACGGTCGTGTGGATGTGGGCTACCAAGCATTGAAAGCGATCAATCCTAACACGTTTGGCGCCGGCAACGCGGCGATTGATTCCTGGTATGTCAACAAACCGGCGAACGGCAATTGGACAGCGCCGCTCAAAATCAGTAGCGCGTCGTCCGACCCAGCCGTCAGCGCGCAGAACAATCTCGCGCGTCAATTCTACGGCGATTACAACACGCTCGCTTCAACCGACGCGAACGCGTTCTTCATCTACACGGATGCACGCAACGGCGTGGGTTGCCCCGCGGTAGATGAGTATCAACGAATCATTTCGGGCACATCCGTCGTGCGCGGCGACATGGCAGACCGCGTTGCGCGACGTTTGGGGCAGGACCCGTACTCGCACGAACCT carries:
- a CDS encoding exo-alpha-sialidase — its product is MNRLLKSLLLATMLAAMAVLVVSAASFIDRQANNPQVQGIPNSNTTAVFPTNKQNEPTIAVNPTNPNILLAGSNDEQRQPPCGPGPVRGANAAANDCSFFPDVGTSGIYRSTDGGNTWTNLGLLDDQAGWIASALVSDGDPVIVFGPKPNGNGGFSYASGARAYYATLASYKTGRSPYPPNKAPELLAVAYSDNNGTTWSAPVIATVKNNPNDFNDKESLWADNNPNSPYFGRLYISWTEFRSALQSPAEPVMVAISKDGGNTFSAPKQLSPAGNNGTGNGRQGSAVRSGPDGSVYVAWEQANTQVIAASRDGGNNWAKEVVIGTVTDIQDPIPGANFRTDSFLSIAADPRVGSSTLYAAWVNRTATGGRVVVSTSTNKGVSWSAPATVSTAAEGYAFFQGLDVAPNGRVDVGYQALKAINPNTFGAGNAAIDSWYVNKPANGNWTAPLKISSASSDPAVSAQNNLARQFYGDYNTLASTDANAFFIYTDARNGVGCPAVDEYQRIISGTSVVRGDMADRVARRLGQDPYSHEPGTKPAPPEHCGSQFGNTDVFVSKVTP